The Candidatus Binatia bacterium genome includes the window GACGATACTTCCGGATTTCGACCACCAGCCGACCGTAGCCCATAGGCTACGGCGGCGCAACGCGAGGCTCTAGGTGCCGGGGGCAAGAAGATAGCCTTCATGCGCGGCGCGCCTGCGCGACATTGCGCCGGCGGAGGGAGGGACAGAAGACGCTCGATGGCATCTTAGAGTGTCAGGGGACGATGGTACTCTTGGCACGGCACGCGAGGGGGGATTCAGTGACGCGGGGATTACTGGCACGAATCAGCCGCGAGCCTTGACAATACCTGTCGGTCACGTCTGGTCACGCGAGGGGGGCATGCTCGTGAAAGATTCTGCCGTCAGGGCCCCTTGCTCGTGAAAACCAACCCTGCCGACCCGCGCCGCAGCCGAGCAGGTGCCGCGTGTCGCAAGCCCCGCGTTGCGTCCGGCGCGGTCGTCAGGCATTACACAGGTATGAAATCTAATGCAAAATCGAGCATCACCCTGCCACCGGCCGAGGTCGATTTGGTGCAGTCGTTGAAAGCGCGTCTGAAGCTGAAGAGCAACGTCGAGGTCGTGCGCCGAGGGCTTCGCCTGCTGCAGGAAACCACCGAACGTCGGGCGCTTCGCGACGCCTACCGTGCGGCATCTCGCGCCACGCGTCGATCGCTGGCTCGTGAGATCGACGAGCTCGATCATCTCTCCGGCGAGGGGCTCGATTGAAAGCGCCGATACGCCAAGGAGGCTTGTATCTGGCTGACCTGAATCCGCGCCAGGGCACCGAGCCGGGCAAGGCAAGGCCGGTCCTGGTAGTTCAGAACGATCTGCTCAACGACACCGACCACCCATCGACCTGGGTCCTTCCCTGCACGACTCGACTCACGGGGGAGAACCTTCTGCGGGTGCCGCTGCCGCGTGGCATCGCCGGCAACACAGCGGACTGCGAGGTCATGATCGACCAAAGTCGTTCGATCGACAATCGCCGCTTTCGGAAGGCACTCGGCCGATTGCCTCGACCGCTATTGGACGAGGTGAAGGTCAAACTGAAACTGCTCGCCGACCTGTAGTCGTGCCGTTCGGCCTCGCGCCTTGTCGGCGCCACCCTGGAGAAGGTTT containing:
- a CDS encoding type II toxin-antitoxin system PemK/MazF family toxin, with protein sequence MYLADLNPRQGTEPGKARPVLVVQNDLLNDTDHPSTWVLPCTTRLTGENLLRVPLPRGIAGNTADCEVMIDQSRSIDNRRFRKALGRLPRPLLDEVKVKLKLLADL